A window of the Sabethes cyaneus chromosome 1, idSabCyanKW18_F2, whole genome shotgun sequence genome harbors these coding sequences:
- the LOC128746171 gene encoding fork head domain-containing protein FD5 — protein sequence MLNCADLVQFDQYSLQLYNYAMVERFRTNQFFNYGNIVADPRTLSRFFKPSVYVTNPAEVGPTALLADASKLSSAPKPQYSYIGLIAIAILSSPERKLVLSDIYQHILDNYSYFRSRGPGWRNSIRHNLSLNDCFIKAGRSAHGKGHYWAVHPANVEDFLKGDFRRRKAQRKVRRHMGLTSDDDIFDNSSPRQFFPAIPSSPVLNPAAYMPTATEPLSQAAAVAAATVCAYPNAIEQQQVAIIKGAMESFSRKRQFDVESLLRPDDASSPSSVNSSSQSHPIEPPTEKKAKLPSLAGYTASHHPLHHPHQHHQHPHPLAAFGSLAAAAAAASSAVGLPKVLQKQQQQQQQQQQT from the coding sequence ATGCTAAACTGTGCCGATCTAGTGCAATTCGACCAGTACAGTTTGCAGCTGTACAACTATGCAATGGTTGAGCGGTTTCGAACTAATCAGTTTTTCAACTACGGAAACATCGTGGCTGATCCGAGAACTTtgtctcgatttttcaagccgtcGGTGTACGTGACAAACCCGGCAGAAGTTGGTCCGACTGCCCTGTTGGCCGACGCCAGTAAACTATCCTCTGCACCAAAGCCCCAGTATAGTTATATTGGACTGATCGCAATAGCGATACTGAGTTCTCCGGAAAGAAAACTAGTGCTTTCGGACATTTACCAGCACATTCTGGACAACTACAGCTATTTCCGAAGTCGTGGTCCAGGCTGGCGTAATTCAATTCGGCACAATCTCTCGCTGAATGACTGTTTCATCAAAGCAGGACGCTCAGCGCACGGCAAAGGTCACTACTGGGCCGTCCATCCCGCTAACGTGGAAGACTTTCTCAAGGGAGATTTCCGACGTAGAAAAGCTCAGCGAAAGGTTCGCCGCCACATGGGGCTCACATCGGACGACGATATATTTGACAACAGCTCCCCGAGGCAGTTTTTCCCGGCGATACCTTCGTCACCGGTGCTAAATCCAGCCGCTTACATGCCAACCGCTACGGAACCTCTGTCGCAAGCCGCCGCGGTAGCTGCAGCGACCGTGTGTGCGTATCCGAACGCCATCGAGCAGCAGCAAGTGGCCATCATTAAGGGTGCTATGGAAAGCTTCTCCCGCAAACGTCAGTTCGATGTAGAATCTCTGCTGAGGCCGGACGATGCCAGCTCGCCATCGTCGGTGAATTCCTCCTCGCAATCGCACCCGATAGAACCGCCGACGGAGAAGAAAGCCAAACTACCGTCGCTTGCGGGTTACACAGCAAGTCAtcatcctctgcatcatccccATCAGCACCACCAGCATCCGCATCCGCTGGCAGCGTTCGGCAGTTTGGCTGCGGCAGCGGCCGCCGCGTCGTCTGCCGTCGGACTACCGAAAGTGCTGCaaaagcagcagcaacaacaacaacaacagcagcagactTAA